From Pseudomonas sp. stari2, a single genomic window includes:
- a CDS encoding amidohydrolase family protein, with the protein MLYDTLIRNALVIDGSNTPGYTADVAILDGRIARIGDLGDARATEEIAAAGRVLAPGFIDVHTHDDTVVIRQPQMLPKLSQGVTTVIVGNCGISAAPVSLKGDPPDPMNLLGTAAAFVYPRFSDYRAAVEAANTTLNVAALVGHTALRSNHLDDLFRTATDDEIAAMREQLRESLEAGALGLSTGLAYASAFSASTDEVMQLTEELNAFGAVYTTHLRSEFEPVLEAMDEAFRIGRHARSPVIVSHLKCAGVGNWGRSPQLLASLEEAAKTHPVGCDCYPYAASSSTLDLKQVTDAHRITITWSTPHPEVSGRDLAAIAAEWTMPLLDAARRLQPAGAVYYGMDENDVRRILAHPLTMVGSDGLPEDPFPHPRLWGAFPRVLGHFSRDVGLFPLHTAVHKMTGLSAARFGLKERGEIREGHWADLVLFDPATVHDVADFSDPQRAAQGIDGVWINGVLSYREGQANGQRAGRFLAREGDLRDNFH; encoded by the coding sequence ATGCTGTACGACACACTGATTCGCAACGCCCTGGTCATCGACGGCAGCAACACCCCGGGCTACACCGCCGATGTGGCAATCCTCGACGGCCGCATCGCGCGCATCGGCGATCTGGGCGATGCCCGCGCCACCGAAGAGATCGCCGCCGCCGGTCGTGTGCTGGCGCCGGGTTTCATCGACGTGCACACCCATGACGACACCGTGGTGATCCGCCAGCCGCAGATGCTGCCCAAGCTCAGCCAGGGCGTGACCACGGTGATTGTCGGCAACTGCGGCATCAGCGCCGCCCCGGTCAGTCTCAAGGGCGATCCACCGGATCCGATGAACCTGCTCGGCACGGCCGCCGCATTCGTCTATCCGCGTTTCAGCGATTACCGCGCGGCGGTCGAAGCGGCCAACACCACGCTGAACGTCGCGGCACTGGTCGGGCACACGGCGCTGCGCAGCAATCACCTTGATGATCTGTTTCGCACCGCGACTGACGATGAAATCGCCGCGATGCGTGAGCAGTTGCGTGAAAGCCTGGAGGCGGGCGCCCTTGGTTTATCCACAGGTCTGGCCTACGCCAGTGCGTTTTCGGCGTCCACCGATGAAGTCATGCAACTGACTGAAGAATTGAACGCGTTCGGCGCCGTGTACACCACCCATCTGCGCAGTGAATTCGAGCCGGTGCTGGAGGCCATGGACGAAGCCTTTCGCATTGGCCGCCACGCCCGTTCGCCGGTGATCGTTTCCCACCTCAAATGTGCCGGTGTGGGTAACTGGGGGCGCAGCCCGCAGTTGCTCGCGTCGCTGGAAGAAGCGGCGAAAACCCACCCGGTCGGCTGTGATTGCTACCCCTACGCGGCGAGTTCTTCGACGCTGGATCTGAAGCAGGTCACCGACGCCCACCGCATCACCATCACCTGGTCGACGCCACACCCGGAAGTCAGCGGCCGCGACCTGGCCGCCATCGCGGCCGAATGGACGATGCCATTGCTCGATGCCGCCAGACGCCTGCAGCCGGCGGGCGCGGTGTATTACGGCATGGACGAGAACGACGTGCGCCGGATCCTCGCCCATCCGCTGACGATGGTCGGTTCCGACGGCTTGCCGGAAGACCCGTTCCCCCATCCGCGCCTGTGGGGCGCTTTCCCACGGGTGCTCGGCCATTTCAGTCGTGACGTCGGCCTGTTTCCGCTGCACACCGCCGTGCACAAGATGACCGGTCTGTCGGCGGCGCGTTTCGGCTTGAAAGAGCGGGGCGAGATTCGCGAAGGACACTGGGCGGATCTGGTGTTGTTCGACCCGGCAACCGTGCATGACGTGGCAGACTTCAGCGACCCGCAACGTGCCGCGCAAGGCATCGACGGCGTGTGGATCAACGGCGTGCTGAGTTATCGCGAGGGGCAGGCCAACGGGCAAAGGGCAGGGCGGTTTCTGGCGCGTGAAGGTGATCTGCGTGACAACTTTCACTGA
- a CDS encoding glycerol-3-phosphate dehydrogenase/oxidase, whose product MSADWNAEWRQQILPTLAGEHWDLIVIGGGISGAGILREAARRGWRCLLLEQRDFAWGTSSRSSKMVHGGLRYIAKGQWRLTRDSVRERQRLLDEAPGLVEPMSFMMPHYRGGFPGPRVLGGLLSVYDALAGRRDHRFHDAQQLRFLAPGVKENGLLGGTCFVDALTDDARLVMRVLSEARGDGAVVLNGMRVEHVLRENGRVCGVQVEDCEAGASMQLRCGVLAVATGAWAERLRPPEAPRQLRPLRGSHLLLPGWRLPVAQAFTFMHEQDRRPVFVFPWEGATVVGTTDLDHREKLDQSASISAEELDYLLAACRQQFPGAEVTAADVLSTWSGVRPVVGSAAGEHQDKPSNETREHVLWQEPGCVTLAGGKLTTFRPQAIEVLKACADMLGRSFDDDAAPVFAAVPPLTIPGLSPGQWRRLAGRHGRDLPRLAQLLAELGRETVGATDTLWAELAFACEAEMVLHLDDLLLRRTRLGLLLPHGGADCFPAIRRLCQPRLGWDDERWQQEQQRYQALWQRHHGLPEIAQ is encoded by the coding sequence ATGAGCGCGGACTGGAACGCCGAATGGCGCCAGCAAATCCTGCCGACGCTGGCGGGTGAGCACTGGGATTTGATCGTTATTGGCGGCGGCATCAGCGGCGCCGGCATCCTGCGTGAAGCCGCGCGCCGTGGCTGGCGTTGCCTGTTGCTGGAACAGCGTGATTTCGCCTGGGGCACCTCCAGCCGATCTTCGAAAATGGTCCATGGCGGTTTGCGCTACATCGCCAAGGGCCAGTGGCGCCTGACCCGGGATTCGGTGCGCGAACGCCAGCGTCTGCTCGACGAAGCGCCGGGGCTGGTGGAGCCGATGAGTTTCATGATGCCGCACTATCGCGGCGGCTTTCCCGGGCCGCGTGTGTTGGGTGGTTTGTTGTCGGTCTATGACGCATTGGCCGGGCGCCGGGATCATCGTTTTCATGATGCGCAGCAACTGCGTTTTCTGGCGCCGGGCGTGAAAGAAAATGGTCTGCTGGGCGGCACCTGTTTTGTCGATGCGCTGACCGATGACGCACGGCTGGTGATGCGCGTGTTGAGCGAAGCGCGGGGCGATGGCGCGGTAGTGCTCAACGGTATGCGCGTCGAACATGTGTTGCGTGAAAACGGGCGGGTGTGTGGGGTTCAGGTCGAGGATTGCGAGGCCGGCGCATCAATGCAATTGCGATGTGGTGTGCTGGCGGTGGCCACCGGGGCCTGGGCCGAACGCTTGCGTCCGCCCGAGGCACCGCGTCAGTTGCGCCCGTTGCGCGGCAGTCATTTGCTGCTGCCGGGCTGGCGCTTGCCGGTGGCGCAGGCCTTTACGTTTATGCACGAGCAGGATCGGCGACCGGTGTTTGTTTTCCCGTGGGAAGGCGCCACGGTGGTGGGCACCACCGACCTCGATCACCGCGAGAAACTGGACCAGAGCGCGAGCATCAGCGCAGAGGAACTCGATTATCTGCTGGCCGCCTGCCGACAGCAGTTTCCCGGCGCTGAAGTGACAGCGGCCGACGTGCTTTCAACCTGGTCCGGCGTGCGCCCGGTGGTGGGCAGTGCGGCGGGTGAGCATCAGGACAAACCGTCGAACGAAACCCGTGAACATGTGCTGTGGCAGGAGCCGGGTTGCGTAACGTTGGCCGGCGGCAAACTCACGACGTTCCGACCGCAGGCCATCGAAGTGCTCAAGGCGTGCGCCGACATGCTTGGCCGTTCTTTTGATGACGATGCCGCGCCGGTATTTGCCGCCGTGCCGCCACTGACAATCCCCGGCCTCAGCCCCGGTCAGTGGCGACGTCTGGCCGGGCGACATGGCCGGGACTTGCCGAGGCTGGCGCAACTGCTCGCCGAACTGGGTCGTGAAACGGTCGGCGCCACCGACACCTTGTGGGCCGAACTGGCCTTCGCCTGCGAAGCAGAAATGGTCCTGCATCTGGATGACCTGCTGCTGCGCCGAACCCGTCTCGGCCTGTTGCTGCCCCATGGCGGCGCCGATTGTTTCCCGGCCATTCGCCGACTCTGCCAACCACGATTGGGCTGGGACGACGAACGCTGGCAACAGGAACAGCAACGTTACCAGGCGTTATGGCAACGCCATCACGGCCTGCCGGAAATCGCGCAGTGA
- a CDS encoding YdcF family protein produces the protein MTPTLRHATVLWNFLGAGRQHRECELIVVCGSYDLRVCDYACQLLKKGVAPHLLFTGNTGNWTKHLWARTEADIFAQRAMIQGVSPDQFTLESRATNFAENIAFARALFPDVRRATFLTKPNSIRRVALTLPVQWPELEAWVDAPSFSFPGEVSNLIGVLGLIDEMVGDIHRIMVYPSMGFQTEQVIPEEVEVAWRYLIEQGFDHHLIKGRH, from the coding sequence ATGACACCGACCTTGCGACACGCGACCGTCCTGTGGAATTTCCTGGGAGCAGGGCGCCAGCACCGTGAGTGTGAGCTGATCGTGGTGTGCGGTTCCTACGACTTGCGGGTCTGCGATTACGCCTGTCAGTTGCTGAAAAAAGGCGTCGCCCCGCATCTGTTGTTCACCGGCAACACCGGCAACTGGACGAAGCATTTGTGGGCACGCACCGAAGCCGATATTTTTGCGCAACGGGCCATGATTCAAGGTGTTTCGCCGGATCAGTTCACCCTCGAATCCCGCGCCACCAACTTCGCCGAGAACATCGCGTTTGCCAGGGCGTTGTTCCCGGACGTGCGCCGGGCGACCTTCCTGACCAAGCCGAATTCGATCCGGCGCGTGGCGCTGACCTTGCCCGTTCAATGGCCAGAGCTTGAGGCGTGGGTGGATGCGCCGTCGTTCAGTTTTCCGGGGGAGGTCAGCAACCTGATCGGGGTCCTGGGGCTGATCGACGAAATGGTCGGGGATATCCACCGGATCATGGTTTACCCTTCGATGGGCTTTCAAACCGAGCAAGTGATTCCCGAGGAAGTCGAGGTAGCCTGGCGCTACCTGATCGAACAAGGATTCGATCACCATTTGATCAAAGGCAGACACTGA
- a CDS encoding phospholipase, which yields MKLISLLLLCAMAPTAWGWSNHTVGSYLALQDLPVLRDASLVEVEPLERFLSEQYTAIVALLDEQERFAREHFKQYPPRPDNLKMPAAPSDNLRHDFLTALRINPLIHLAMVIQPLPGKDLPEREHLQADQVMVEQTLSPWNRQRFIRVADHEKVAPLAVLASAADEPDYGHDINLFSDNPGEVAALYGFGPQPFGDARFQYSSQAPFHMGFFHESPVVYAAAGFLERSWPDWRAYQYMGLARLAFATGHSYWGYRFLGWGLHHVQDLTQPYHAKPLPGVELPSLLLLEGKALAGFAQDKQASIERVATRHTEVEKYQSTWLRRVLRAGQPHPMLDAYADVSGDAHYPPYSVDYLREVVSAESVNDSAAFDEAIGQWLETAPVTSDFSAGNQLQQENFDHPQLNRQLLRLLGHFGAHSRIYVSAGLAP from the coding sequence ATGAAGCTGATCTCCCTCCTGCTGCTTTGCGCAATGGCCCCGACGGCGTGGGGCTGGTCGAACCATACGGTGGGCAGCTACCTGGCGTTGCAGGATCTGCCGGTGTTGCGCGATGCATCGCTCGTCGAGGTCGAACCGCTGGAGCGGTTTCTCTCCGAGCAATACACGGCCATCGTCGCGTTGCTCGATGAACAGGAACGCTTCGCCCGCGAACACTTCAAGCAATACCCGCCGCGTCCCGACAACCTCAAAATGCCAGCGGCGCCGAGCGACAATCTGCGCCACGACTTCCTCACCGCGTTGCGGATCAATCCGCTGATTCATCTGGCGATGGTCATTCAGCCGTTGCCAGGCAAAGACCTGCCCGAACGCGAACATCTGCAGGCCGATCAGGTGATGGTCGAGCAGACGCTTTCGCCGTGGAATCGACAGCGTTTCATTCGCGTGGCTGATCACGAAAAAGTCGCGCCCCTCGCCGTACTGGCGAGCGCGGCTGATGAGCCGGATTACGGCCACGACATCAATCTGTTCAGCGACAACCCCGGCGAAGTCGCCGCGTTGTACGGCTTCGGCCCACAGCCGTTTGGCGATGCGCGCTTCCAGTACAGCTCCCAGGCGCCGTTCCACATGGGCTTCTTCCATGAGAGTCCGGTGGTGTACGCGGCTGCCGGATTTCTCGAGCGCAGTTGGCCGGACTGGCGCGCGTATCAGTACATGGGGCTGGCGCGACTGGCGTTTGCCACGGGGCATTCCTACTGGGGATATCGCTTTCTCGGCTGGGGCCTGCACCACGTTCAAGACCTGACCCAGCCGTATCACGCCAAGCCGCTGCCAGGCGTCGAATTGCCGAGCCTTCTGCTGCTGGAAGGCAAGGCCCTGGCCGGTTTTGCGCAGGACAAACAGGCGTCCATTGAACGGGTCGCGACCCGCCACACGGAAGTCGAGAAATACCAGTCGACCTGGCTGCGCCGCGTGCTGCGCGCCGGCCAGCCGCATCCGATGCTTGACGCCTACGCCGATGTCTCCGGGGACGCACATTACCCGCCGTACTCCGTGGACTACCTGCGTGAAGTGGTGAGTGCCGAGTCCGTCAATGACTCCGCCGCCTTCGATGAAGCCATCGGTCAGTGGCTGGAAACGGCACCGGTCACCAGCGATTTCAGTGCCGGCAATCAGCTGCAGCAAGAGAATTTCGACCATCCGCAACTCAACCGGCAACTGCTCAGACTGCTCGGCCATTTCGGCGCCCACAGCCGGATCTATGTCAGTGCGGGACTGGCGCCCTAA
- a CDS encoding FAD-binding oxidoreductase, whose product MRRWNGWGDATTVVELPAQGASFLHERLGEGRALPDATLEAALARVPVSRLAEHALYSIDAHDRLLHARGQSLPDWLALREGALGNYPDAVAFPETAEHIRQLLALAQAQDLCLIPYGGGTSVAGHINPPDSARPVVTVSLARMNRLIDLDEQSLLATFGPGASGPQVESQLRARGYTLGHFPQSWELSTLGGWVASRSSGQQSLRYGRIEQLFAGGTLETFAGPLQIPTFPASAAGPDLREVVLGCEGRFGIISEVKVRVSALPADERFYGVFLPSWSKALQAIRRLAQARVPLSMLRLSNAVETETQLALAGHPQQIAWLEKYLSLRGAGQGKCLLTFGVTGNRKQNALSLTQARQHLKAFGGVFTGTLLGKKWAQNRFRFPYLRENLWNAGYVVDTLETATDWSNVDNLLNLIENSLRDALAAEGERVHVFTHLSHVYGEGSSIYTTYVFRPAADYPATLARWKSLKHAASQTIVDNHGTISHQHGVGKDHAPYLPREKGALAMDTLQALSRHFDPAGRLNPGTLLQE is encoded by the coding sequence ATGCGACGCTGGAACGGCTGGGGAGATGCAACCACGGTGGTCGAACTGCCGGCCCAGGGCGCAAGTTTTCTCCATGAGCGGCTAGGGGAAGGTAGAGCGCTGCCCGACGCCACGCTTGAAGCAGCATTGGCCCGCGTGCCGGTCTCGCGGCTGGCGGAACACGCCTTGTACAGCATCGACGCCCATGATCGTTTGCTGCATGCCCGGGGCCAGAGCCTGCCGGACTGGCTGGCGTTGCGTGAAGGCGCGCTGGGCAACTATCCCGATGCCGTGGCGTTCCCGGAAACCGCCGAACACATTCGCCAGTTGCTGGCGCTCGCCCAGGCGCAGGACCTGTGCCTGATTCCCTATGGCGGCGGCACGTCGGTGGCCGGGCATATCAACCCGCCGGACTCTGCGCGGCCCGTGGTGACGGTGTCGCTGGCGCGGATGAATCGTCTGATCGACCTCGACGAACAAAGTCTGCTGGCGACTTTCGGCCCCGGCGCCAGTGGTCCGCAGGTGGAAAGTCAATTGCGCGCCCGTGGCTACACGCTTGGGCATTTCCCGCAGTCGTGGGAGCTGTCGACGCTGGGCGGTTGGGTGGCCAGTCGATCCAGTGGTCAGCAATCGCTGCGCTACGGAAGGATCGAGCAACTGTTCGCCGGCGGAACCCTGGAAACCTTTGCCGGACCGCTACAGATTCCAACCTTCCCGGCCTCGGCGGCCGGCCCGGATCTGCGTGAAGTGGTGCTGGGTTGCGAGGGGCGTTTCGGGATCATTTCCGAGGTCAAGGTGCGGGTCAGTGCGCTGCCGGCCGATGAGCGTTTCTACGGCGTGTTTCTGCCCAGCTGGAGCAAGGCGCTGCAAGCCATTCGGCGACTGGCGCAAGCGCGGGTGCCGCTGTCGATGCTGCGCCTGTCCAATGCGGTGGAGACCGAAACCCAATTGGCACTGGCCGGTCATCCGCAGCAGATCGCCTGGCTGGAAAAATACCTGAGCCTGCGCGGGGCCGGGCAAGGCAAATGCCTGCTGACCTTCGGCGTGACCGGCAATCGCAAGCAGAATGCGCTGTCCCTGACTCAGGCCCGTCAGCATCTGAAGGCGTTCGGCGGGGTGTTCACCGGCACGCTGCTCGGCAAGAAGTGGGCGCAGAACCGCTTTCGTTTTCCGTATCTGCGGGAGAACCTGTGGAACGCCGGTTATGTGGTCGACACCCTGGAAACCGCTACCGACTGGAGCAACGTCGACAACCTGCTCAACCTGATCGAAAACAGCCTGCGGGATGCATTGGCGGCCGAAGGTGAGCGAGTGCACGTGTTCACCCATCTGTCCCACGTCTACGGCGAAGGCTCGAGCATCTACACCACCTACGTGTTTCGCCCGGCGGCGGACTATCCCGCGACACTGGCCCGTTGGAAATCACTCAAGCACGCGGCCAGCCAGACCATCGTCGACAACCACGGCACCATCAGCCACCAGCACGGCGTGGGCAAGGATCACGCGCCGTACCTGCCGCGCGAAAAGGGCGCGCTGGCGATGGACACCTTGCAGGCGTTGAGCCGGCACTTTGACCCGGCCGGGCGCCTGAACCCCGGCACCCTGTTGCAGGAGTGA
- a CDS encoding AraC family transcriptional regulator ligand-binding domain-containing protein, whose product MQSLGFTSVPPLLKYLCHAEHLGLAIEPALVAAGLQAQQLSDNSLRLPGETHERLLDYFCEHSGDPLFGLNAANFVLPNSWSVLGYITMNCATLGDAMSRIMPFEKLVGDMGVSRAEVQDSHVHLIWSCRFERPRIRRHLVENVLGSWLQYARWIADTQLSPAAVWLEHSRPADTTLEQYEQFFECPVLFDQPYSALIVPLPYLQLPLRQADAHLLRTLEEHAQSLMATLEDASLEQRVKSILRQLLKEGLPRKEQVAEHLAVSVRTLQRQLHQAGTSYQQILDELRQELAEHYLLNSTLPIQDIAQYLGFTEPRSFHRTFKSRRGMPPGEFRQTHRVANDS is encoded by the coding sequence ATGCAATCGCTCGGCTTCACCTCCGTTCCGCCACTGCTCAAGTACCTGTGCCACGCCGAGCATCTGGGCTTGGCCATCGAGCCTGCGTTGGTGGCGGCCGGGTTGCAGGCGCAGCAGTTGAGCGACAACAGCCTGCGCCTGCCGGGTGAAACCCATGAGCGCTTGCTCGATTACTTTTGCGAGCATTCGGGCGATCCGCTGTTCGGCCTCAACGCGGCGAATTTCGTGCTGCCCAATTCCTGGAGCGTGCTGGGTTACATCACCATGAACTGCGCGACACTGGGCGACGCCATGAGCCGCATCATGCCGTTCGAAAAACTGGTGGGCGACATGGGCGTCAGCCGTGCCGAGGTGCAGGACAGCCACGTGCACCTGATCTGGAGCTGTCGTTTTGAGCGCCCGCGAATTCGCCGGCATCTGGTGGAGAACGTGCTCGGCTCCTGGCTGCAATATGCACGCTGGATCGCCGACACCCAGTTGTCGCCGGCCGCTGTGTGGCTGGAGCACTCACGTCCGGCGGACACGACCCTGGAACAGTACGAACAGTTTTTCGAATGCCCGGTGCTGTTCGATCAGCCCTATTCCGCGCTGATCGTGCCGTTGCCGTATTTGCAGTTGCCGCTGCGCCAGGCCGATGCGCATTTGCTGCGCACCCTGGAAGAACACGCGCAGAGTTTGATGGCGACACTGGAGGATGCATCGCTGGAGCAGCGGGTCAAAAGCATCTTGCGCCAGTTGCTCAAGGAAGGTCTGCCGCGCAAGGAACAGGTGGCCGAACATCTCGCCGTCTCGGTGCGCACGCTGCAACGCCAGTTGCATCAGGCCGGCACGTCGTATCAGCAGATCCTCGATGAACTGCGCCAGGAACTGGCCGAGCACTACCTGCTCAACAGCACCTTGCCGATTCAGGACATTGCGCAGTATCTGGGTTTCACCGAACCGCGCTCGTTTCACCGCACCTTCAAGAGCCGGCGCGGGATGCCGCCCGGTGAGTTTCGGCAGACTCACCGGGTAGCGAACGACAGCTAG
- a CDS encoding glyoxalase superfamily protein, protein MSFGKTTPILRIFDEAKALEFYVDFLGFKIDWQHRFEPGFPLYLQVSRGECVLHLSEHHGDATPGSALRIETDELEAFQQQLLAKNYKFSHPGIQAMPWGSQDMTIADPFGNRLVFTNAISL, encoded by the coding sequence ATGAGCTTCGGCAAAACCACCCCGATCCTGCGGATTTTCGATGAAGCCAAGGCCTTGGAGTTCTATGTCGACTTCCTCGGCTTCAAGATCGATTGGCAGCATCGTTTCGAACCCGGTTTTCCGTTGTATCTGCAAGTCTCCCGGGGCGAATGCGTGCTGCACCTGTCTGAGCATCATGGCGATGCGACACCGGGTTCGGCCCTGCGGATCGAGACCGATGAACTTGAGGCATTCCAGCAGCAACTGCTGGCGAAGAACTACAAGTTCTCCCACCCGGGGATTCAGGCCATGCCGTGGGGCAGCCAGGACATGACCATCGCCGATCCGTTCGGCAATCGTCTGGTGTTCACCAACGCGATCAGCCTCTAG
- a CDS encoding FGGY-family carbohydrate kinase: MDNHPNKRYLLAIDNGTQSVRALLFDLQGNLLGKGKVELQVYYSTQPGWAEQDPEYYWAKLGEACQQVWAQTGIDRSQIAGVSLTTQRGTVINVDAQGKPLRPAILWLDQRQSEVEGGIKGPWGWLFKLAGAQATVDYFRAQAEANWIARHQPEVWAATDKFLLLSGFLTHRLCGRFVDSVGCCVGYLPFDFKRLRWAATRDWKWQALAVRPEQLPTLHKPGEILGHISAEASRHTGIPEGVPLIAAGADKACEVLGSGVVDSGTVCLSYGTTATITSTRSRYLEIVPLIPPYPSAVPDQYNCEVMIYRGYWMVSWFKNEFGLREMQQAREQGVEPEQLFDALVNAVPPGSMGLMLQPYWSPGIREPGVEAKGAMIGFGDVHTRAHIYRAILEGLAYALRQGMEKIEKRSKISVTRLRVAGGGSQSDAAMQLTANIFGLPAERPHVYEASGLGAAICCAVGLGLHADFPTAIAAMTRVGAVFQPQPEAQQVYERLYKDVYLRMYRQLKPLYQSIRKITGYPA, encoded by the coding sequence ATGGACAACCACCCGAACAAGCGTTACCTGCTGGCCATCGACAATGGCACCCAGAGCGTGCGCGCGCTGCTCTTCGATTTGCAGGGCAATCTGCTCGGCAAGGGCAAAGTTGAATTGCAGGTCTATTACTCGACGCAGCCGGGCTGGGCCGAACAGGATCCGGAATATTACTGGGCGAAACTGGGCGAGGCCTGTCAGCAGGTATGGGCGCAAACCGGCATCGATCGCTCGCAGATTGCCGGGGTTTCCCTGACCACTCAGCGCGGCACGGTGATCAACGTCGATGCCCAAGGCAAGCCGCTGCGCCCGGCAATTCTCTGGCTCGACCAGCGCCAGAGTGAAGTCGAAGGCGGGATAAAGGGGCCGTGGGGCTGGCTGTTCAAACTGGCCGGCGCGCAGGCCACCGTGGATTACTTTCGCGCCCAGGCCGAGGCCAACTGGATTGCCCGCCATCAACCCGAAGTGTGGGCGGCGACCGACAAGTTTTTGCTGCTCTCAGGCTTTCTCACGCATCGGCTGTGCGGGCGCTTCGTCGACTCGGTAGGTTGTTGCGTCGGTTACTTGCCGTTCGACTTCAAACGCCTGCGCTGGGCCGCAACCCGTGACTGGAAATGGCAGGCGCTGGCGGTGCGTCCCGAGCAACTGCCGACCTTGCACAAGCCCGGTGAAATCCTCGGCCACATCAGCGCCGAAGCCAGTCGCCACACCGGCATTCCCGAGGGGGTTCCGCTGATCGCAGCGGGGGCGGACAAGGCTTGTGAAGTCCTCGGTTCCGGCGTCGTTGACTCGGGCACGGTGTGCCTGTCTTACGGCACCACGGCGACGATCACCAGTACCCGCTCGCGCTATCTGGAAATCGTCCCGCTGATTCCGCCGTACCCGTCGGCGGTACCGGATCAGTACAACTGTGAGGTGATGATTTATCGCGGCTACTGGATGGTCAGCTGGTTCAAGAACGAGTTCGGCCTGCGGGAAATGCAGCAGGCCAGGGAGCAGGGCGTCGAGCCCGAGCAGTTGTTCGATGCGTTGGTCAATGCGGTGCCACCGGGCTCGATGGGCTTGATGCTGCAACCCTACTGGTCACCGGGCATTCGCGAACCGGGCGTGGAGGCCAAAGGCGCGATGATCGGCTTCGGCGATGTGCACACCCGTGCGCACATTTACCGGGCGATTCTTGAAGGCCTGGCCTATGCCTTGCGCCAAGGCATGGAGAAAATCGAGAAGCGCTCGAAGATCTCCGTCACCCGTCTGCGGGTCGCCGGCGGTGGCTCGCAAAGTGATGCGGCGATGCAACTCACGGCGAACATTTTCGGCCTGCCGGCGGAGCGCCCGCATGTCTATGAAGCGTCTGGCCTGGGGGCGGCGATCTGTTGTGCGGTGGGGCTTGGGTTGCACGCGGATTTCCCCACGGCGATAGCGGCGATGACCCGGGTTGGCGCGGTGTTCCAGCCGCAGCCTGAGGCGCAGCAGGTCTACGAGCGACTGTACAAGGACGTGTATCTGCGCATGTATCGACAGCTCAAACCGTTGTACCAGAGCATCCGCAAGATCACCGGTTACCCGGCCTGA